Proteins encoded within one genomic window of Triticum aestivum cultivar Chinese Spring chromosome 2D, IWGSC CS RefSeq v2.1, whole genome shotgun sequence:
- the LOC123050658 gene encoding noroxomaritidine synthase 1, whose amino-acid sequence MSISFSQELLISTLAIILVPLYMLYLRSSRPKNPPALPTNWPIVGVFPYLIANFHNLHDYLAAVLAKAGHNFRAHGPPGTGLRFFITCEPANVRHIFTTNHANFPKGAEFAAIFDIAGGSFFTTEGEPWRRQRARAQRVLSNPRLLVRMTACCRDKVENGLLPVLMHMATAATPFDLQDLTTRLVFDMTAAPLFGVDPGLLSPDMPPMDAAAAMDTVMEVALFRHTVPASCWKAMRRLNIGPERKLAAAHTVLGGFIEEMVERRKKEHVANEGDPSSVDILSSYIDDPDYQQNDGLLHATLINYMIAGRDTIGTALTWVFYNLAQNPHVMSAIRNELSPIASRKAATGANNSSTMVIFEPEETKSLVYMRAALHESLRLHPPVPIERKTAVANDAMPTGHVVHAGDTLLISLHSMGRMEGVWGKDCLEYNPDRWLSEDGKKLRYVPSHKFLAFSSGPRLCLGKDISFMQMNTIVAAMVWNFDMEVVEGQRVQPKMSCVLQMKNGLIVKLKKRDM is encoded by the coding sequence ATGTCGATCTCGTTCTCGCAAGAGCTGCTCATCTCCACACTCGCCATCATTCTTGTTCCCCTCTACATGTTGTACCTCAGGTCTAGTAGACCAAAGAACCCACCAGCGCTCCCCACAAACTGGCCAATAGTGGGCGTGTTCCCTTACCTTATTGCCAACTTCCACAACCTGCACGACtacctcgccgccgtcctcgccaAAGCAGGCCACAACTTCAGGGCGCACGGCCCGCCGGGGACCGGGTTGCGGTTCTTCATCACATGCGAGCCGGCCAACGTCCGGCACATCTTCACGACGAACCACGCAAACTTCCCCAAGGGCGCGGAGTTCGCCGCCATCTTTGACATCGCCGGTGGCAGCTTCTTCACGACTGAAGGCGAGCCCTGGCGTCGGCAGCGGGCAAGAGCCCAGAGAGTCTTGAGCAACCCACGGTTGCTTGTCCGTATGACCGCTTGCTGCCGTGACAAGGTGGAGAATGGCCTCCTCCCGGTGCTTATGCACATGGCGACCGCCGCGACCCCGTTCGACCTGCAAGATTTGACAACGAGGCTCGTGTTCGACATGACCGCCGCGCCTCTCTTCGGCGTGGACCCTGGCCTCCTCTCCCCGGACATGCCCCCCATGGACGCAGCGGCCGCCATGGACACGGTCATGGAGGTGGCCTTGTTCCGGCACACCGTGCCGGCCTCTTGCTGGAAGGCGATGAGGCGGCTAAACATCGGCCCGGAAAGGAAGCTCGCCGCAGCGCACACGGTTCTAGGTGGGTTCATTGAGGAGATggtggagaggaggaagaaggaacatGTTGCAAACGAGGGAGATCCTTCTTCCGTGGACATTCTGTCTTCCTACATCGACGATCCAGACTACCAGCAGAACGATGGCTTGCTCCACGCGACGCTCATCAACTACATGATCGCTGGGAGGGACACGATCGGCACAGCTTTGACATGGGTCTTCTACAACCTCGCCCAAAACCCTCATGTCATGTCGGCCATCCGCAACGAACTATCACCCATCGCATCACGGAAAGCAGCCACAGGCGCCAACAACAGCAGCACCATGGTAATCTTTGAACCGGAGGAGACCAAATCTCTCGTCTACATGAGAGCCGCCCTACACGAGTCTCTCAGGTTGCATCCGCCGGTCCCCATCGAGCGTAAGACGGCGGTCGCCAACGACGCGATGCCGACTGGCCATGTAGTGCACGCCGGTGACACCTTATTGATTTCTCTCCACTCCATGGGGAGAATGGAAGGCGTGTGGGGGAAAGACTGCCTGGAGTATAACCCGGATAGATGGCTCTCAGAGGATGGCAAGAAGCTGCGGTACGTGCCGTCTCACAAATTTTTGGCATTCAGCTCGGGCCCGAGGCTGTGCCTTGGCAAGGACATCTCATTTATGCAGATGAATACTATTGTTGCGGCCATGGTGTGGAACTTCGACATGGAGGTGGTTGAAGGGCAGAGAGTCCAGCCGAAGATGTCTTGTGTGCTGCAGATGAAAAATGGACTCATAGTGAAGTTGAAGAAGCGAGATATGTAA
- the LOC123055221 gene encoding uncharacterized protein — MRRQRIYVDNIEEAVQQLIPYLEDTSSTAHKAIYFDGWDGLAASAVLRAIAEDPPPSLLKIFNKIIHIDCSRWKSRRALQRTIAQEVLPHRVMDIFDRQDEEDDFCGIDEGSRAEIGFIGREILQVLMAHRCLVVFHNGSNDMVNLSAFGVPQPEFFGTKILWSFRERLRLNPGISEKVDDSNLFLYAHNDELWNFLLKIEAREIVGYTYKLGEAVEECCLYLLSLNSQGGNIMDYDWATHASNYWVCDGIIKGDQDDEAWEVAAALHQQINIKDYSSNSLPTFGDELNTPLERWILSRYNSVLYPWSTSFFLAGTASRSDPPSRPLPNDTFHQSNMLRVLKLCRCTFCFSAPPFGCCRNLRFLGLDACKDHRVEEDEKQDRPAMECFQSLWVLDICHTDWEFALSPEITEQIARNIREVHIKKGRIWQHSFTWRQLQNLHKLRVIEPTSPWGTGQNDEFTNMVKLEFLDLSGDSTIQALPSMSGATCLKILILDDCVKLESVGPEGLPPSLESFSLDCCTRGDQNNNAQISHISLAGCARLVNFKLRGSLPNLEELDLSGTLVKTLDLKDKVVQAPCLKQIILLGCLQLLAILWPKNGMPKHTVLRIDSLVCLVQAELLQAYATIMDIRFLQTLVLESNVEFCWKSSRFHLNLCVPCTNKVEEQSYKNTTIGSGGHIMGPPRLKPIIPNAYITYMDVVVDNMTIDDCYNSAPQFQPLGSHVEIGDGISFTRMESTQVVKAIIFVMYKAESLHAHDNSSISTVIPEHMMSMGGEKLIWKHLKSCHIVRCPKLHTIFNIIWGYNKFRELVNFWAADLPMAHCIWSRQRARDIEDPVSFAKLQSIHLSSCPRLTFVLQFSRLYTLRRLETLHIVFCGDLRQVFPVEPEILTSIATRYRKDVLGFPNLKHIYFHQLFKLEHICQAKMFAPKLETIRVRGCWGLRRLPSVGRDSRPIVDCEEDWWKALEWDGPEAGHDPSLFRPRHSAYYKKPLPRVSVLR; from the exons ATGCGTCGGCAG AGGATTTATGTGGACAACATTGAAGAAGCGGTGCAACAGTTAATCCCTTATCTGGAGGATACAAGCAGTACTGCACACAAGGCCATCTATTTTGATGGATGGGATGGGTTGGCTGCTTCGGCGGTGCTTAGAGCTATAGCTGAAGACCCTCCACCATCTCTGCTGAAGATATTCAACAAGATCATCCACATCGATTGCTCCAGGTGGAAAAGCCGAAGAGCTCTCCAGAGGACAATTGCACAAGAAGTTCTTCCTCATCGGGTAATGGATATTTTTGATAggcaagatgaagaagatgatttCTGTGGGATAGACGAAGGCTCAAGAGCTGAAATAGGATTCATTGGGAGAGAGATCCTTCAAGTCCTTATGGCGCACAGATGTTTAGTGGTCTTTCATAACGGAAGCAATGATATGGTTAATTTAAGCGCTTTTGGCGTTCCTCAACCAGAGTTTTTTGGTACTAAGATATTGTGGTCATTTCGAGAAAGGCTTCGGCTCAACCCAGGAATTAGTGAGAAGGTGGATGATTCCAATCTTTTTCTTTATGCACACAATGATGAGCTGTGGAATTTTCTGCTTAAAATAGAGGCTagagaaattgttgggtacacatATAAGCTTGGTGAAGCAGTTGAAGAGTGTTGCTTGTATTTGCTGTCATTAAATTCTCAGGGAGGCAACATCATGGACTATGACTGGGCTACCCATGCTTCTAACTATTGGGTCTGTGATGGGATTATAAAAGGAGATCAGGATGATGAAGCATGGGAGGTTGCAGCTGCTCTGCATCAACAAATAAATATAAAGGATTATTCATCTAATTCACTGCCCACTTTTGGTGATGAACTGAACACGCCTCTTGAACGGTGGATATTATCCAGGTATAACTCTGTTTTGTATCCATGGTCAACGTCCTTTTTTCTTGCTGGAACCGCAAGCAGATCTGATCCTCCATCAAGACCCTTACCTAATGACACGTTTCATCAATCGAACATGCTTCGTGTGCTCAAGTTATGCCGTTGCACCTTCTGTTTTTCTGCACCTCCTTTCGGTTGTTGCCGCAACTTAAGGTTCCTCGGATTAGATGCCTGCAAGGATCATCGAGTAGAAGAAGATGAGAAGCAAGATAGACCAGCAATGGAATGTTTTCAGAGCCTATGGGTACTAGACATATGCCACACAGATTGGGAATTTGCCTTGTCACCAGAGATAACAGAGCAGATTGCTCGGAACATTAGAGAGGTACACATAAAGAAGGGAAGGATTTGGCAACACAGTTTTACATGGCGACAACTGCAAAACCTTCACAAGCTTCGAGTAATTGAGCCTACGTCACCTTGGGGGACAGGCCAAAATGATGAATTCACCAATATGGTTAAGTTGGAGTTCCTTGACCTATCTGGGGATAGTACAATACAAGCTTTGCCAAGTATGTCAGGGGCTACTTGCCTCAAGATTCTGATTctcgatgattgtgttaaactGGAAAGTGTGGGCCCGGAAGGACTACCGCCATCACTTGAATCCTTCAGCTTAGATTGTTGTACAAGAGGGGATCAGAATAACAATGCTCAAATTTCTCATATCTCTTTGGCTGGTTGTGCAAGATTGGTGAACTTCAAGTTGCGTGGATCGCTTCCAAATCTTGAGGAGCTAGATCTATCAGGCACATTGGTCAAAACACTTGACCTGAAAGATAAGGTGGTGCAGGCCCCATGCCTCAAGCAAATTATTCTGTTGGGATGTCTGCAGCTCCTTGCCATATTATGGCCTAAAAATGGTATGCCAAAACATACAGTGTTGCGCATTGATTCTTTAGTCTGTCTTGTTCAAGCAGAACTTCTTCAAGCATATGCTACTATAATGGACATAAGGTTTCTTCAGACCTTGGTATTAGAGAGTAATGTTGAGTTCTGTTGGAAGAGTAGTAGGTTTCATCTAAATTTATGTGTCCCATGTACCAACAAAGTTGAGGAGCAAAGCTATAAGAATACTACCATTGGTAGTGGTGGGCATATAATGGGTCCTCCTCGGCTGAAGCCAATAATACCCAATGCTTACATCACCTACATGGATGTCGTTGTTGACAACATGACTATTGATGATTGCTATAATAGTGCACCGCAGTTTCAGCCGTTGGGCTCCCATGTGGAGATTGGTGATGGAATTAGTTTCACTAGAATGGAGAGCACACAAGTAGTGAAGGCTATCATCTTTGTGATGTACAAGGCTGAGTCGTTGCATGCGCACGACAATTCTTCCATCAGCACTGTCATCCCTGAACATATGATGTCCATGGGAGGTGAGAAACTTATATGGAAACATCTGAAATCTTGTCACATTGTGAGATGTCCCAAGTTGCACACAATCTTCAATATTATCTGGGGATACAACAAATTTAGAGAACTAGTAAACTTTTGGGCAGCTGATCTCCCGATGGCCCATTGCATTTGGAGCAGACAAAGGGCACGGGATATTGAGGACCCTGTTTCCTTTGCGAAACTGCAGAGCATACACCTGTCCTCCTGCCCAAGGCTCACATTTGTGCTCCAGTTTTCCAGGTTATACACCTTGAGAAGGTTGGAAACCCTCCACATCGTCTTTTGTGGTGATCTAAGGCAGGTGTTCCCCGTGGAGCCAGAGATTCTGACAAGCATAGCTACAAGATACCGTAAAGATGTTCTGGGTTTCCCAAACCTGAAGCAtatctacttccatcagctcttcaaGCTGGAACATATATGCCAGGCCAAGATGTTTGCTCCCAAGCTTGAGACTATCAGGGTCAGGGGATGCTGGGGTCTCAGGCGCCTCCCCTCTGTTGGCCGAGATAGCCGCCCTATCGTGGACTGCGAGGAGGACTGGTGGAAGGCGCTGGAGTGGGATGGGCCGGAGGCTGGCCACGACCCTTCCCTCTTCCGGCCGCGCCACTCGGCGTATTACAAGAAGCCCCTGCCTAGAGTCTCAGTTCTACGGTGA